The following proteins are co-located in the Pseudomonas sp. ATCC 13867 genome:
- a CDS encoding MFS transporter encodes MSPAIPANTIDLPVNDSIHRRITWRLMPLLLVCYIFAHLDRINIGFAKLQMSGDLHFSETVYGLGAGLFFVAYAIFGVPSNLMLERVGPRRWIATLMVVWGLLSTAMLQVTSAEGFYTLRLLLGVAEAGFFPGILVYINRWFPAHRRGQVTALFAIAVPMAGVIGGPLSGWILDGFHDFLGMRGWQWMFLIEGLPVALLGILVWCKLPESFEDVRWLSDEQKAGLRSQMNSEEQGKSITSFSGILRDGHVWLMVAIYFAVMLAVNTIAFWMPSLIHTAGIAQDSRIGMLSAIPYLAGCIFMVALGRSSDSRRERRWHLCVPLLMSAIGLVAVALVPQNALLVMVGLVVAGMGASAALPMFWQLPPAFLADRTQAAGIALISSFGSVASFLAPYLIGWMRDTTQSASLALYLLAALITLGGLLALKTPAAVVNPR; translated from the coding sequence ATGAGTCCAGCCATCCCCGCGAACACCATCGACCTGCCCGTCAACGACAGCATCCACAGGAGGATCACCTGGCGGCTGATGCCGCTATTGCTGGTCTGCTACATCTTCGCCCACCTCGACCGCATCAATATCGGCTTCGCCAAGCTGCAGATGAGCGGCGACCTGCACTTCAGCGAAACCGTCTACGGCCTGGGCGCCGGCCTGTTCTTCGTCGCCTACGCCATCTTCGGCGTGCCCAGCAACCTGATGCTGGAGCGCGTCGGCCCGCGTCGCTGGATCGCCACCCTGATGGTGGTCTGGGGCCTGCTTTCCACCGCCATGCTGCAGGTCACCAGCGCCGAAGGCTTCTACACCCTGCGCCTGCTCCTCGGCGTGGCCGAAGCCGGTTTCTTCCCCGGCATCCTGGTCTACATCAACCGCTGGTTTCCGGCTCATCGCCGTGGCCAGGTGACCGCTCTGTTCGCCATTGCCGTGCCCATGGCCGGGGTGATCGGCGGGCCGCTGTCGGGTTGGATCCTCGACGGCTTCCACGACTTCCTCGGCATGCGTGGCTGGCAGTGGATGTTCCTCATCGAGGGCCTGCCGGTGGCCCTGCTCGGCATCCTGGTCTGGTGCAAGCTGCCGGAAAGCTTCGAGGACGTCCGCTGGCTCAGCGACGAGCAGAAAGCCGGCCTGCGCAGCCAGATGAACAGCGAGGAACAAGGCAAGTCGATCACTTCGTTCTCCGGCATCCTCCGCGACGGCCACGTCTGGCTGATGGTGGCGATCTACTTCGCCGTGATGCTCGCCGTGAACACCATCGCCTTCTGGATGCCCAGCCTGATCCACACCGCCGGCATCGCCCAGGACAGCCGTATCGGCATGCTCAGCGCCATCCCCTACCTGGCCGGCTGCATCTTCATGGTCGCCCTCGGCCGCTCCTCCGACAGCCGCCGCGAACGCCGCTGGCATCTCTGCGTACCGCTGCTGATGTCCGCCATCGGCCTCGTCGCCGTCGCCCTGGTTCCGCAGAACGCGCTGCTGGTGATGGTCGGGCTGGTGGTCGCCGGCATGGGCGCCAGCGCCGCGCTGCCGATGTTCTGGCAACTGCCGCCGGCCTTCCTCGCCGACCGCACCCAGGCGGCCGGCATCGCGCTGATCAGCTCGTTCGGCAGCGTCGCCTCGTTCCTCGCGCCCTACCTGATCGGCTGGATGCGCGACACCACCCAGAGCGCCAGCCTCGCCCTGTACCTGCTGGCCGCGCTCATCACCCTCGGTGGCCTGCTGGCCCTGAAAACCCCGGCCGCCGTGGTCAACCCCCGTTAA
- a CDS encoding 5-carboxymethyl-2-hydroxymuconate Delta-isomerase: MPHFIAEYTDNIEQDADLPGLFEKVHACLGASGVFPLGGIRSRAVRLDTWRMADGRHDYAFVHMTLKVGAGRDLETRRKVAEELFAVITAHFAELQGRRLLALSFEMTELHAELNFKQNNVHAFLKGQAS; this comes from the coding sequence ATGCCGCACTTCATCGCCGAATACACCGACAACATCGAGCAAGACGCCGACCTGCCCGGGCTGTTCGAAAAGGTCCATGCCTGCCTGGGCGCCAGCGGCGTGTTCCCGCTCGGCGGCATCCGCAGCCGCGCCGTGCGCCTGGACACCTGGCGCATGGCCGACGGCAGGCACGACTACGCGTTCGTCCACATGACCCTCAAGGTCGGAGCCGGGCGTGATCTGGAGACCCGCCGCAAGGTCGCCGAGGAACTGTTCGCGGTGATCACCGCGCACTTCGCCGAACTGCAGGGACGACGCCTGCTGGCGCTGTCGTTCGAGATGACCGAGCTGCACGCCGAGTTGAACTTCAAGCAGAACAACGTCCATGCGTTCCTCAAGGGTCAGGCGAGCTGA
- the hpaD gene encoding 3,4-dihydroxyphenylacetate 2,3-dioxygenase, whose protein sequence is MGKVALAAKITHVPSMYLSELPGPRQGCRQAAIDGHREIGRRCRELGVDTIVVFDTHWLVNAGYHINCAPHFQGVYTSNELPHFISNMEYEFPGNAELGRILARSCNDLGVETLAHDATTLGPEYGTLVPMRYMNEDQHFKVISVSALCTVHYLNDSARLGWAMRKAVEEHYDGTVAFLASGSLSHRFAQNGQAPEFADRVWSPFLEVLDHQVVEMWQQGRWQEFCGMLPEYAAKGHGEGFMHDTAMLLGALGWSKYDGKAEVVTPYFGSSGTGQINAIFPVTPQDGSAIPDAQASNPGANPSAGRL, encoded by the coding sequence ATGGGCAAAGTCGCTCTGGCTGCCAAGATCACTCACGTTCCATCGATGTACCTCTCCGAATTGCCCGGCCCGCGCCAGGGCTGCCGCCAGGCGGCCATCGACGGCCATCGCGAAATCGGCCGCCGCTGCCGTGAGCTGGGCGTGGACACCATCGTGGTGTTCGACACCCACTGGCTGGTCAACGCTGGCTACCACATCAACTGCGCCCCGCATTTCCAGGGCGTGTACACCAGCAACGAACTGCCGCACTTCATCTCCAACATGGAGTACGAATTCCCCGGCAACGCCGAACTCGGCCGCATCCTCGCCAGGAGCTGCAACGACCTGGGCGTGGAGACCCTTGCCCACGACGCCACCACTCTCGGTCCCGAATACGGCACCCTGGTGCCGATGCGCTACATGAACGAAGACCAGCACTTCAAGGTGATTTCGGTCTCGGCACTGTGCACCGTGCATTACCTCAACGACAGCGCGCGCCTCGGCTGGGCGATGCGCAAGGCCGTGGAAGAGCACTACGACGGCACCGTGGCCTTCCTCGCCAGCGGCTCGCTGTCCCATCGTTTCGCCCAGAACGGCCAGGCCCCGGAATTCGCCGACCGCGTCTGGAGCCCCTTCCTCGAAGTCCTCGATCACCAGGTGGTGGAGATGTGGCAGCAGGGCCGCTGGCAGGAGTTCTGCGGGATGCTCCCGGAATACGCCGCCAAGGGTCACGGCGAGGGATTCATGCATGACACCGCGATGCTTCTCGGTGCGCTCGGCTGGTCGAAGTACGACGGCAAGGCAGAGGTCGTGACGCCCTACTTCGGTTCCTCCGGTACCGGCCAGATCAACGCGATCTTCCCGGTCACGCCGCAGGACGGCTCGGCGATTCCAGACGCCCAGGCGTCGAATCCCGGCGCGAATCCTTCCGCAGGCCGTCTCTGA
- the hpaE gene encoding 5-carboxymethyl-2-hydroxymuconate semialdehyde dehydrogenase, whose amino-acid sequence MIKHWINGREVESKEVFETINPATTEVIAEVASGGAQEIAMAVAAAKEAFPKWAATPARERAKLMRRLGELIDQNVPNLAELETLDTGLPIHQTRNVLIPRASHNFEFFAEVCTRMDGHSYPVDDQMLNYTLYQPVGVCGLVSPWNVPFMTATWKTAPCLALGNTAVLKMSELSPLTANKLGRLALEAGIPAGVLNVVQGYGATAGDALVRHPDVRAISFTGGTATGRRIMQTAGLKKYSMELGGKSPVLIFDDADLDRALDAALFTIFSLNGERCTAGSRIFIQESVYDTFVAKFAARAKRLIVGDPQDPKTQVGSMITQAHYDKVTGYIRIGIEEGATLLAGGLERPANLPAHLAKGQFIQPTVFANVDNRMRIAQEEIFGPVVCLMKFKDEAEALRLANDTEYGLASYIWTQDIGKAHRLARGIEAGMVFINSQNVRDLRQPFGGVKGSGTGREGGEYSFEVFAEVKNVCISMGSHHIPRWGV is encoded by the coding sequence ATGATCAAGCACTGGATCAACGGCCGCGAGGTCGAGAGCAAAGAAGTCTTCGAAACCATCAACCCGGCCACCACCGAAGTGATCGCCGAAGTCGCCAGCGGCGGCGCGCAAGAGATCGCCATGGCGGTCGCCGCGGCCAAGGAAGCCTTCCCGAAATGGGCCGCCACCCCCGCCAGGGAACGCGCGAAGCTGATGCGGAGGCTCGGTGAGCTGATCGACCAGAACGTGCCGAACCTGGCCGAGCTGGAGACCCTGGACACCGGTCTGCCGATCCACCAGACCCGCAACGTGCTGATCCCGCGCGCCTCGCACAACTTCGAGTTCTTCGCCGAAGTCTGCACCCGCATGGATGGCCACAGCTACCCGGTCGACGACCAGATGCTCAACTACACCCTGTACCAGCCGGTTGGCGTGTGCGGCCTGGTGTCGCCGTGGAACGTGCCGTTCATGACCGCCACCTGGAAGACTGCACCGTGCCTCGCGCTGGGCAACACGGCAGTGCTGAAGATGTCCGAGCTGTCGCCACTGACCGCCAACAAACTGGGACGCCTGGCGCTGGAAGCCGGCATCCCGGCCGGAGTGCTGAACGTGGTGCAGGGCTACGGCGCCACCGCTGGCGACGCCCTCGTCCGCCACCCGGACGTGCGCGCGATCTCCTTCACCGGCGGCACCGCCACCGGCCGCAGGATCATGCAGACCGCCGGCCTGAAGAAATACTCCATGGAACTGGGCGGCAAGTCGCCGGTGCTGATCTTCGATGACGCCGACCTCGACCGCGCCCTCGACGCCGCGCTGTTCACCATCTTCTCGCTGAACGGCGAACGCTGCACCGCCGGCAGCCGGATCTTCATCCAGGAGAGCGTGTACGACACATTCGTCGCCAAGTTCGCCGCCCGCGCCAAGCGCCTGATCGTCGGCGACCCGCAGGACCCGAAAACCCAGGTCGGCTCGATGATCACCCAGGCCCACTACGACAAGGTCACCGGCTACATCCGCATCGGCATCGAGGAAGGCGCGACCCTTCTCGCCGGCGGCCTGGAACGTCCGGCCAACCTGCCGGCGCACCTCGCCAAGGGGCAGTTCATCCAGCCCACCGTGTTCGCCAACGTGGACAACCGTATGCGTATCGCCCAGGAGGAAATCTTCGGCCCGGTGGTGTGCCTGATGAAATTCAAGGACGAGGCCGAAGCGCTGCGTCTGGCCAACGATACCGAATACGGCCTGGCCTCCTACATCTGGACCCAGGACATCGGCAAGGCCCACCGCCTGGCCCGCGGCATCGAGGCCGGCATGGTGTTCATCAACAGCCAGAACGTCCGCGACCTGCGCCAGCCATTCGGCGGCGTGAAGGGTTCGGGCACCGGCCGCGAAGGTGGCGAGTACAGCTTCGAGGTGTTCGCCGAAGTCAAGAACGTGTGCATTTCCATGGGCAGCCATCACATCCCCCGCTGGGGCGTGTGA
- a CDS encoding fumarylacetoacetate hydrolase family protein yields MKHARIRYQGETFAVTVEEGNAVRLPNGRLLAESRVEWLPPATGSMFALGLNYADHAAELSFKAPTEPLAFIKSKGTYTGHNQVTWRPDDVAYMHYECELVAVIGKPARNVKREDALDYLAGYTVCNDYAIRDFLENYYRPNLRVKNRDATTPVGPWIVDTADVPAPSKLTLRTWVNGELKQEGTTADMIFDIPYLIEYFSSFMTLQPGDMIATGTPEGLADVVPGDEVVVEVEGVGRLVNRIVSEAEFFANRAGQQ; encoded by the coding sequence ATGAAACACGCACGCATCCGCTATCAGGGCGAAACCTTCGCCGTCACCGTGGAAGAAGGCAACGCCGTCCGCCTGCCCAATGGCCGCCTGCTCGCCGAATCCCGGGTGGAATGGCTGCCGCCCGCCACCGGCAGCATGTTCGCCCTCGGCCTGAACTACGCCGACCACGCCGCCGAGCTGTCCTTCAAGGCACCCACCGAGCCGCTGGCGTTCATCAAGTCCAAAGGCACCTACACCGGCCACAACCAGGTCACCTGGCGCCCGGACGACGTCGCCTACATGCACTACGAGTGCGAACTGGTGGCGGTGATCGGCAAGCCGGCGCGCAACGTCAAGCGCGAGGACGCGCTGGACTACCTGGCCGGCTACACGGTGTGCAACGACTACGCGATCCGCGACTTCCTGGAGAACTACTACCGGCCCAACCTGCGAGTGAAGAACCGCGATGCCACCACGCCGGTCGGCCCGTGGATCGTCGATACCGCCGACGTGCCGGCCCCGTCGAAGCTCACCCTGCGCACCTGGGTGAACGGCGAGCTGAAGCAGGAAGGGACCACCGCGGACATGATCTTCGACATTCCCTACCTGATCGAATACTTCTCCAGCTTCATGACCCTGCAGCCGGGCGACATGATCGCCACCGGCACGCCGGAAGGCCTGGCCGACGTGGTGCCGGGCGATGAAGTGGTGGTGGAAGTGGAAGGCGTCGGCCGCCTGGTCAACCGAATCGTCAGCGAGGCCGAGTTCTTCGCGAACCGCGCCGGCCAGCAATGA
- a CDS encoding fumarylacetoacetate hydrolase family protein, which produces MRRAVSEVAQGTLFGVALNYQGLLESRLGEFNEPPYQKPPVKPVLFIKTPNTRNANGEPVIFPRDVQRLQPGPALGVVIGRNASRVSADSAMQHVAGYVIVNEFSLPEDSYYRPAVKAKCRDGFCPIGPEVVGTGEIADPHALALKVFVNGELRQQNSTANLVRSIPQLIAEISEFMTLHEGDVLITGTPEGRVDVQPGDRVEVEIDGLGRLVSNVVAE; this is translated from the coding sequence ATGCGCCGCGCAGTCAGCGAAGTCGCTCAAGGCACCCTGTTCGGCGTCGCGCTGAACTACCAGGGCTTGCTGGAAAGCCGTCTCGGCGAATTCAACGAGCCGCCGTACCAGAAGCCGCCGGTCAAGCCGGTGTTGTTCATCAAGACGCCGAACACCCGCAACGCCAACGGCGAGCCGGTGATCTTCCCGCGTGACGTGCAGCGCCTGCAGCCCGGCCCGGCCCTCGGCGTGGTGATCGGCAGGAATGCCAGCCGCGTCAGCGCCGACAGCGCCATGCAACACGTCGCCGGCTATGTGATCGTCAACGAATTCAGCCTGCCGGAAGACAGCTACTACCGCCCGGCGGTGAAGGCCAAGTGCCGCGACGGCTTCTGCCCTATCGGCCCGGAAGTGGTCGGCACCGGCGAGATCGCCGATCCGCACGCCCTCGCCCTGAAAGTGTTCGTCAACGGCGAACTGCGCCAGCAGAACAGCACCGCCAACCTGGTGCGCAGCATTCCCCAACTGATCGCCGAGATCAGCGAATTCATGACCCTCCACGAAGGCGACGTGCTGATCACCGGCACCCCGGAAGGCCGCGTCGATGTGCAGCCCGGCGACCGTGTGGAAGTCGAGATCGACGGCCTCGGGCGTCTCGTCAGCAACGTGGTAGCGGAGTAA
- the hpaR gene encoding homoprotocatechuate degradation operon regulator HpaR, translating into MQSSRTSLALTLLQAREAVMGFFRPLLNEHDLTEQQWRVIRILRQRGELESHQLAHQACILKPSMTGVLSRLERDGIVRRWKSEQDQRRVFVCLTEQGQQCYIAMSEGMEANYRKIQEQFGEEKLDQLLQLLNDLKQVKP; encoded by the coding sequence ATGCAAAGTTCACGCACTTCCCTTGCCCTCACGCTGCTGCAGGCCCGCGAGGCCGTAATGGGCTTCTTCCGTCCGCTGCTCAACGAGCATGACCTGACCGAGCAGCAGTGGCGGGTGATCCGTATCCTCCGCCAGCGCGGCGAGCTGGAGAGCCATCAGTTGGCCCACCAGGCGTGCATCCTCAAGCCGAGCATGACCGGCGTGCTGTCGCGCCTGGAGCGCGACGGCATCGTGCGCCGCTGGAAGTCCGAGCAGGACCAGCGCCGGGTGTTCGTCTGCCTGACCGAGCAGGGCCAGCAGTGCTACATCGCCATGAGCGAGGGGATGGAGGCGAACTACCGCAAGATCCAGGAGCAATTCGGCGAGGAAAAGCTCGACCAGTTGCTGCAGCTGCTCAACGACCTGAAGCAGGTCAAGCCCTGA
- the hpaA gene encoding 4-hydroxyphenylacetate catabolism regulatory protein HpaA: MATRAPIPNIDIGQVYDLRYADAEVHYEELGKLADFFGRNMPVHRHDRFFQVHYVKSGSVRVYLDEEHYHQQGPLFFLTPPTIPHAFVTESDADGHVLTVRQQLLWPLLEPEQGLAGGPRIGAVCVAFSELDETYRDEVERVDRLFDMLREEFRAARPGREMSLVSLTRLIFISLLRLSARSLKAQPTRRDDLQFFHRFNALIEEHYAEHWPLTDYASQIGVTEARLNDICRRVAGLPSKRLVHERVMQEAKRLLLFTGSSVNEICYHLGFKDPAYFSRFFTRNAGMAPGEYRQSKAGDKEEAWR; this comes from the coding sequence ATGGCCACCCGCGCACCCATTCCCAACATCGACATCGGCCAGGTCTACGACCTGCGCTATGCCGATGCCGAGGTGCACTACGAGGAACTCGGCAAGCTGGCGGACTTCTTCGGCCGCAACATGCCGGTGCATCGGCACGACCGCTTCTTCCAGGTGCATTACGTGAAGAGCGGTTCGGTGCGCGTCTACCTCGACGAAGAGCACTACCACCAGCAGGGGCCGCTGTTCTTCCTCACGCCGCCGACCATTCCCCATGCCTTCGTCACCGAGTCGGATGCCGACGGCCATGTACTCACGGTCCGCCAGCAACTGCTCTGGCCGTTGCTCGAGCCGGAGCAGGGGCTGGCTGGCGGGCCGCGCATCGGCGCGGTGTGCGTGGCGTTCAGCGAACTGGACGAGACCTACCGCGACGAGGTGGAGCGCGTCGACCGGCTGTTCGACATGCTGCGCGAGGAGTTCCGCGCGGCGCGGCCGGGGCGCGAGATGAGCCTGGTGTCCCTGACCCGGCTGATCTTCATCAGCCTGCTGCGGCTTTCCGCGCGCTCGCTCAAGGCGCAGCCGACACGGCGCGACGACCTGCAGTTCTTCCACCGCTTCAATGCGCTGATCGAGGAGCACTACGCGGAGCACTGGCCGCTGACCGACTACGCCAGCCAGATCGGCGTGACCGAAGCGCGGCTCAACGATATCTGCCGTCGCGTGGCGGGACTTCCCTCCAAGCGACTGGTGCACGAACGCGTGATGCAGGAGGCCAAGCGCCTGCTGCTGTTCACCGGCAGTTCGGTGAACGAGATCTGCTACCACCTAGGCTTCAAGGACCCGGCCTATTTCAGCCGCTTTTTCACCCGCAATGCCGGGATGGCACCGGGCGAGTATCGGCAGAGCAAGGCGGGGGACAAGGAAGAAGCCTGGCGCTGA
- a CDS encoding Bcr/CflA family multidrug efflux MFS transporter, giving the protein MSILARPQRLIPLLAALVAFAPLSIDTYLPSLPLIARDLGAGESDVQMTISVFLAGLCLGMLGYGPLSDRFGRRRLLLGGIVLYLLATIGCIVADSSTSLILWRFLQALGGASAAVLARAIVRDLFPLAEAARVLSLMHLVTMFATLVAPLLGSLLADIAGWRAIFAALLGFALMCLLAVTLRIPETHPSDNRGRSVADAFRAYWIIATDARAIGYLLCMGLPFGGMFAFITASPFVYIELFGVSPQTYAWLFSMNIGGIIVVTWLNARLVGRLGPQRMLGFGSLVALLAGLGLLFCGSTGIGGLPAIAACLLAYVSVTGLLGANCVASLLALFPRQAGAAAGLAVAGQFAIGAGLSALVGALANGTPLPMCAVVGSAGIGCFLAFLMLRAGNARQLAEPA; this is encoded by the coding sequence ATGTCCATCCTCGCCAGGCCGCAGCGATTGATCCCGCTGCTCGCCGCCCTGGTAGCCTTCGCGCCGCTGTCCATCGACACCTACCTGCCCAGCCTGCCCCTGATCGCCCGCGACCTCGGTGCAGGGGAGAGCGATGTGCAGATGACCATCAGCGTGTTCCTCGCCGGGCTGTGCCTGGGCATGCTGGGGTACGGGCCGCTGTCCGATCGCTTCGGCCGTCGTCGGCTGCTGCTTGGCGGGATCGTTCTTTATCTGCTGGCGACGATCGGCTGCATCGTGGCCGACAGTTCCACCAGCCTGATTCTCTGGCGCTTCCTTCAGGCACTGGGCGGTGCTTCCGCGGCGGTGCTGGCGCGGGCCATCGTCCGCGACCTGTTCCCACTGGCCGAGGCGGCGCGGGTGCTGTCGCTGATGCACCTGGTGACCATGTTCGCCACCCTGGTGGCGCCGCTGCTGGGTAGTCTGCTGGCGGACATCGCCGGGTGGCGGGCGATCTTCGCCGCGCTGCTGGGTTTCGCCCTGATGTGCCTGCTGGCGGTGACGCTGCGTATCCCGGAGACGCACCCATCGGACAATCGCGGCCGCAGCGTGGCGGACGCCTTCCGCGCCTACTGGATCATCGCCACAGATGCGCGCGCCATCGGTTACCTGCTGTGCATGGGGCTGCCGTTCGGCGGCATGTTCGCCTTCATCACTGCGTCGCCCTTCGTCTACATCGAGCTCTTCGGCGTCTCGCCGCAGACCTACGCCTGGCTGTTCAGCATGAACATCGGCGGGATCATCGTCGTAACGTGGCTGAACGCGCGCCTGGTCGGCCGGCTCGGGCCGCAGCGCATGCTTGGTTTTGGTTCGCTGGTGGCGCTGCTGGCGGGGCTTGGACTGCTGTTCTGTGGCAGCACCGGAATCGGCGGCTTGCCCGCGATCGCGGCCTGCCTTCTGGCCTATGTCAGCGTCACCGGATTGCTCGGCGCCAATTGTGTTGCGAGCTTGCTGGCGCTATTCCCGCGTCAGGCGGGCGCAGCGGCCGGCCTGGCGGTGGCGGGACAGTTCGCCATTGGCGCAGGCCTCAGCGCGCTGGTCGGGGCCCTGGCAAACGGCACGCCGCTGCCGATGTGCGCAGTGGTAGGAAGCGCCGGTATCGGCTGCTTCCTTGCCTTCCTCATGTTGCGGGCCGGGAATGCGCGTCAGTTGGCGGAGCCGGCCTAG
- a CDS encoding MFS transporter, with the protein MPSPTTWPASLRALRHRNFRLYFLGHAVSTLGTWIQQVALAWLVYRLTNSAALLGVTTCVALLPQLLVGPLAGAWIDRHDKRLLLLGTQTLLAVQALTLAGLTASGMIGPTLIVAMSALLGVLNAVDTPLRQSLLSRFVDDRDDLPNALALNATLFTCSRFIGPPLAGLLLAMVSEATCFALNAASYLALVIGLLLVRLPPAMRATGSMGSVFREGLNYALQTPNVRMMMLSVLMVNLTASSYASLLPVFARDIFAGDARTLGWLWGAAGLGSLLSSVFLAARQNVGALPRLILLSAIANGAALLVFAVSRNLPLSLLAMAVLGFGVTINNVGTNIILQGQAPEELRGRVVSLYTSTRFGFDAIGGLLAGLIAASFGGPWAMAVAGGLLLAYCVWLGTRPRPAPPTDAHSRPAT; encoded by the coding sequence ATGCCCTCACCCACGACCTGGCCCGCCTCGCTGCGCGCACTCCGTCACCGCAATTTCCGCCTGTATTTCCTCGGTCATGCCGTTTCCACTCTCGGCACCTGGATACAGCAGGTGGCGCTCGCCTGGCTGGTCTATCGGCTGACCAACTCCGCCGCCCTGCTCGGCGTGACCACCTGCGTCGCGCTGCTGCCGCAATTGCTGGTCGGCCCGCTGGCCGGTGCCTGGATCGATCGTCACGACAAGCGCCTGCTGCTGCTCGGCACCCAGACCCTGCTGGCGGTACAGGCGCTGACCCTGGCCGGGTTGACCGCCAGCGGGATGATCGGCCCGACGCTGATCGTCGCAATGTCCGCCCTGCTCGGCGTGCTGAACGCGGTGGACACGCCGCTGCGTCAATCGTTGCTGAGCCGCTTCGTCGACGACCGCGACGACCTGCCCAACGCCCTGGCGCTGAACGCCACGCTGTTCACCTGCTCGCGCTTCATCGGCCCGCCGCTGGCCGGACTGCTGCTGGCGATGGTCAGCGAGGCGACCTGCTTCGCGCTGAATGCCGCGTCCTACCTGGCGCTGGTCATCGGCCTGCTGCTGGTGCGATTGCCGCCGGCGATGCGCGCCACGGGCAGCATGGGCAGCGTGTTCCGCGAAGGGCTGAACTACGCGCTGCAGACGCCCAACGTGCGCATGATGATGCTCAGCGTGCTGATGGTGAACCTGACGGCATCCAGCTATGCCTCGCTGCTGCCGGTATTCGCCCGCGACATCTTCGCCGGCGACGCGCGCACCCTTGGCTGGCTGTGGGGTGCAGCCGGGCTCGGCTCGCTGCTGTCTTCGGTATTTCTCGCCGCGCGGCAGAACGTCGGCGCCCTGCCCCGGCTCATCCTGCTTTCCGCCATCGCCAACGGCGCCGCCCTGCTCGTCTTCGCCGTCAGCCGCAACCTGCCCTTGTCGTTGCTGGCGATGGCCGTGCTGGGCTTCGGCGTGACGATCAACAACGTCGGCACCAACATCATTCTGCAAGGCCAGGCGCCGGAAGAGCTGCGCGGGCGCGTGGTATCGCTGTACACCTCCACCCGCTTCGGCTTCGACGCCATCGGCGGCCTGCTCGCCGGGCTGATCGCAGCGAGCTTCGGCGGTCCCTGGGCGATGGCGGTGGCCGGCGGTCTGCTGCTCGCCTACTGCGTCTGGCTGGGCACCCGGCCTAGGCCGGCTCCGCCAACTGACGCGCATTCCCGGCCCGCAACATGA
- a CDS encoding p-hydroxyphenylacetate 3-hydroxylase oxygenase component → MKKPNPLLEDLKAILPAIAANAAQAEKDRMVPAENIALLKGIGMHRAFQPKAYGGMEISLPEFTECVIALAGACGGTAWAFSLLCTHSHQMAMFSRQAQDEFWGSNPDATASSSIAPFGRVEETEGGVIFNGEMGWSSGCDHAEWAILGFRRQAGEGEPPVYCFGVVPRSEYEIRDDWFVCGMRSSGTKTLFLKDVFIPNHRIEAAKDMMEGRSAGFGLYPDSKIFYTPYRPYFASGFASISLGIAERMLTAFAEKTKNRVRAYTGASVGTATPALMRLAESTHQVAAARAFLEKTWEEHAEHGRQKRYPDRQTLAYWRTNQGYAVKMCIQAVDRLFEAAGGGAWFESNEMQRLFRDSHMTGAHAYTDYDVCAQILGRELMGLEPDPSMV, encoded by the coding sequence ATGAAAAAGCCAAACCCGCTCCTCGAAGACCTGAAAGCCATCCTGCCGGCCATCGCCGCCAACGCCGCCCAGGCGGAGAAGGACCGGATGGTGCCCGCCGAAAACATCGCCCTGCTCAAGGGCATCGGCATGCACCGCGCCTTCCAGCCGAAAGCCTATGGCGGCATGGAAATCTCCCTGCCCGAATTCACCGAGTGCGTGATCGCCCTCGCCGGCGCCTGCGGCGGTACCGCCTGGGCCTTCAGCCTGCTGTGCACCCACAGCCATCAGATGGCGATGTTTTCCAGGCAGGCGCAGGACGAATTCTGGGGCAGCAATCCCGACGCAACCGCGAGCAGCAGTATCGCGCCGTTCGGTCGCGTGGAAGAGACCGAAGGCGGCGTCATCTTCAACGGCGAGATGGGCTGGAGCAGCGGTTGCGACCACGCCGAATGGGCCATCCTCGGCTTCCGCCGTCAGGCCGGCGAAGGCGAGCCGCCGGTGTACTGCTTCGGCGTGGTGCCGCGCAGCGAGTACGAGATTCGTGATGACTGGTTCGTCTGCGGCATGCGCAGCAGCGGCACCAAGACGCTGTTCCTGAAGGACGTGTTCATTCCCAACCACCGCATCGAAGCGGCCAAGGACATGATGGAAGGGCGCTCGGCCGGTTTCGGCCTGTACCCCGACAGCAAGATTTTCTACACCCCGTACCGCCCTTACTTCGCCAGCGGCTTCGCCTCCATCAGCCTGGGCATCGCCGAGCGCATGCTCACAGCCTTCGCCGAGAAGACCAAGAACCGCGTGCGCGCCTACACCGGCGCCAGTGTCGGTACCGCCACGCCGGCCCTGATGCGCCTGGCCGAGTCCACCCATCAGGTCGCGGCGGCCCGCGCCTTCCTGGAAAAGACCTGGGAAGAACACGCCGAACATGGCCGGCAGAAGCGCTACCCGGACCGCCAGACCCTGGCCTATTGGCGCACCAACCAGGGCTATGCGGTGAAGATGTGCATCCAGGCGGTGGATCGCCTGTTCGAGGCTGCTGGTGGCGGAGCCTGGTTCGAGAGCAACGAGATGCAGCGTCTGTTCCGCGACTCGCACATGACCGGCGCCCACGCCTACACCGACTACGACGTCTGTGCGCAGATCCTCGGCCGTGAGCTGATGGGCCTGGAGCCGGATCCGAGTATGGTCTGA